The following proteins are co-located in the Besnoitia besnoiti strain Bb-Ger1 chromosome Unknown contig00007, whole genome shotgun sequence genome:
- a CDS encoding uncharacterized protein (encoded by transcript BESB_073990): MPIQVYMTSQPCAKARAKGLRYRKVGDESHVDESLFGTTHKRDVLITGKDNVMALLAEKRSRSYGASSDTIYLPNDELEKMKERRQRMLAKEAERRKKEIEKMNNDDPTLDSIRSKATAAKYEQRDEVKRMNQMILHSKVNTIRDTQIEQKKQWQAEEEAMERKLDLIMDLDRIRGMHQEEEKEQRRQQKLKAQAAMIRTQMAEREARRELELGERERERQLLVNQMEALRLVELQTRRQKEETKRLLMNEINAHNAKSAKEKEERLAKRMEEDLAIAEYQREKAQREKELEDRRREMMAAKERETAALYAKNEKAMDKQAEMDALRARRAMDERDRRERLKVAQERDRLDRINAELAEARKKQHYDKVQTLAQMAVAEREEFDRMARAQRESEEAEKKKAAQEQLKRQQHAEELRKQIEAHEAQKLQRKREHIEEAIRLKKEQEEDKKNLETIKVTKTGEKAKKPNGHPPHTAGAAPRHPILLGTQLHTSLSFR, translated from the exons ATGCCCATACAGGTATACATGACAAGTCAGCCTTGCGCGAAAGCCAGGGCGAAGGGACTCAGGTACCGTAAGGTCGGCGACGAGTCACACGTCGACGAATCACTGTTTGGCACCACTCACAAACGAGACGTCCTCATCACTGGGAAAGATAATGTTATGGCACTGCTGGCTGAGAAGAGAAGCCGTAGTTACGGGGCCTCCTCCGACACTATCTATCTTCCGAACGACGAACTCGAAAAAATGAAG GAAAGGAGACAACGCATGCTGGCTAAAGAGGCAGAACGGCGAAAGAAAGAAATAGAGAAAATGAACAACGACGACCCGACTCTCGATTCGATCCGTAGcaaggcgaccgcggccaAATACGAACAACGCGATGAGGTCAAGAGAATGAACCAGATGATCCTCCACAGCAAAGTGAATACCATTCGGGATACTCAGATTGAGCAGAAAAA GCAATGGCaagccgaggaagaagcaatGGAGAGAAAGCTTGACCTCATCATGGACCTTGATCGCATTCGTGGCATGCATcaggaggaggaaaaggagCAACGCCGGCAGCAAAAACTCAAGGCGCAGGCTGCCATGATTCGCACCCAAATGGCGGAACGCGAG GCACGCAGAGAGCTCGAActgggcgagagagagcgcgagcggcagcttCTGGTGAACCAGATGGAGGCGCTCCGGCTGGTGGAGCTGCAGACTAGACGCcagaaggaggagacgaagcgctTGCTCATGAACGAAATAAATGCTCACAACGCGAAGTCCGCCAAAG agaaagaggaacgCCTTGCGAAGCGAATGGAAGAAGACCTGGCGATTGCGGAGTACCAGCgtgagaaggcgcagcgagagaaggagcTCGAGGACCGAAGACGCGAGATGATGGCCGCGAAAGAACGGGAAACCGCCGCGCTGTACGCCAAGAACGAGAAAGCCATGGACAAACAAGCTGAAATGGATGCGCtacgcgcgcgccg CGCAATGGACgagcgcgacagacgcgagcggcTAAAGGTGGCGCAGGAGCGAGACCGCCTCGACAGGATCAATGCGGAgttggcggaggcgcgcaaaAAGCAACACTACGACAAGGTTCAGACTTTAGCGCAGATGGCAGTTGCAGAGCGGGAGGAGTTTGATCGcatggcgcgcgcgcagagagagagcgaagaagcggaaaagaagaaggctGCGCAGGAGCAGCTCAAGCGACAGCAGCATGCAGAGGAACTTAGGAAGCAAATcgaggcgcacgaggcgCAAAAGCTTCAGCGGAAACGCGAGCACATCGAGGAGGCCATCCGCCTCAAAAAGGAACAGGAAGAAGACAAGAAAAACCTGGAAACCATCAAGGTAACGAAGACGGGGGAAAAAGCCAAAAAACCAAACGGGCATCCGCCCCACACTgccggcgcagctcctcggcACCCAATCCTTCTGGGCACACAGCTCCACACCAGTCTCTCCTTTCGCTAG
- a CDS encoding Toxoplasma gondii family D protein (encoded by transcript BESB_074010), with the protein MDCLSRPSLICCLILAASLWLGRAAAGPYGYDPYTLDPYKKKHYTQQQSSYKEEMGHSKEAVHSKQVHHPSKEYAEQCDIIPFSKEATCSMAVPSSKPYSCPSQTSFEVCDVKPTQIQATCSRVVQQERKYACPIQVDVQELCAEVPVSRPSTCTRQVPKRSRKSCPKQINETVCKAVAEKVQSTCYRPKHVTEEYTCHRLDSKEECSVHQHIVPSICTRKIISKKPYAQMDTVYEQECAQVQKHKKGTCKRQVTKNEQYPCTDFQAKQQCSKVPRVVNKPCTIQTTQQVAVDCSEEVDTVQEKQCPKKVKETVMHTVCEEERYEPPKKKGSHMEGYYRRLGPGKKGCKQVPQLIERTVMEMCTEVVRMKVPKTCYETQVVPVQSTCPQTEMEEVCFEVKEAVQKMCTREVPATEDYPCDEVVSEVECKKVPKQVKGVAYKEYEHQESYACEATEQIKKCKMTPVFQASTCVASLMDVEPYECSVSVMKEKCEQVPRNIQSICIQEDWVTEQYECFEEGVERRCKKFPVYANMGECTTTVSVTEEFPCTHPSLEQVCRTETSSVSNTCYEPTMEEQKYTCFERDTREQCEKAPIPQKKGGYHHEPKKLLV; encoded by the exons ATGGACTGTTTATCCCGACCTTCTCTCATCTGCTGTCTTATTTTGGCAGCCTCACTATGGCTgggccgcgcggccgcgggtcCCTATGGATACGATCCATACACCTTAGATCCGTACAAAAAGAAACATTATACGCAGCAGCAATCGTCATATAAAGAGGAGATGGGGCATTCGAAGGAGGCTGTACACTCAAAACAAGTACACCACCCGTCCAAGGAATACGCAGAGCAATGTGACATCATTCCGTTCTCCAAAGAGGCGACGTGCTCAATG GCTGTACCATCATCAAAGCCATACAGCTGTCCGTCTCAGACCTCTTTCGAGGTCTGCGACGTCAAGCCTACTCAGATTCAAGCTACTTGTTCCCGAGTGGTCCAGCAAGAGCGCAAATATGCTTGCCCTATCCAAGTTGATGTTCAAGAACTTTGCGCCGAGGTCCCCGTCTCGCGCCCCTCAACTTGCACCCGG CAAGTGCCTAAGCGTTCCCGCAAGTCCTGCCCTAAGCAGATAAACGAGACAGTATGCAAGGCAGTTGCCGAGAAGGTGCAGTCGACTTGCTACCGACCGAAACACGTCACAGAAGAGTACACGTGCCATCGTCTGGATTCAAAGGAAGAGTGCAGTGTCCATCAGCATATC GTTCCATCTATCTGCACCCGCAAAATTATTAGCAAGAAGCCCTATGCTCAGATGGACACAGTTTATGAACAAGAGTGTGCCCAGGTCCAGAAGCACAAGAAGGGGACCTGCAAGCGCCAAGTGACAAAGAATGAACAGTATCCGTGCACAGACTTTCAGGCGAAACAACAATGCTCGAAAGTCCCAAGGGTCGTGAACAAGCCATGCACCATCCAGACG ACGCAGCAAGTGGCTGTGGACTGCTCAGAGGAGGTCGACACAGTCCAGGAGAAGCAATGCCCAAAGAAAGTCAAAGAAACTGTGATGCACACTGtctgcgaggaggagcggtACGAGCCTCCAAAGAAGAAAGGGTCCCACATGGAAGGCTACTACAGGCGTCTTGGCCCTGGTAAGAAAGGCTGCAAACAAGTGCCTCAGCTGATTGAACGGACGGTGATGGAGATGTGCACGGAAGTCGTGCGGATGAAGGTACCTAAGACCTGTTACGAGACCCAGGTCGTTCCCGTCCAGTCAACCTGCCCGCAAACCGAGATGGAGGAGGTGTGCTTCGAAGTAAAGGAAGCCGTCCAAAAAATGTGCACTCGAGAAGTCCCAGCTACCGAGGACTATCCGTGCGACGAGGTGGTGTCTGAGGTGGAATGCAAGAAGGTCCCGAAACAGGTCAAAGGGGTTGCGTACAAAGAATATGAACATCAGGAGTCATATGCTTGCGAAGCAACTGAACAGATCAAGAAGTGCAAGATGACCCCTGTCTTCCAGGCGTCCACGTGCGTGGCCTCCCTGATGGACGTGGAACCGTACGAGTGCTCTGTCAGCGTGATGAAGGAAAAGTGTGAGCAAGTGCCTCGGAATATCCAAAGCATTTGCATCCAGGAAGATTGGGTTACCGAGCAGTATGAGTGCTTCGAAGAAG GAGTTGAACGGCGTTGCAAGAAGTTTCCCGTGTACGCGAACATGGGCGAATGCACAACGACCGTCTCTGTGACGGAGGAGTTCCCGTGCACGCATCCTTCTCTGGAGCAAGTCTGCCGAACGGAAACTTCGAGCGTCAGCAACACTTGCTATGAGCCCACTATGGAAGAACAGAAGTACACCTGCTTTGAGCGAGACACCAGAGAGCAGTGCGAGAAGGCTCCCATCccgcagaaaaaaggcgGGTACCACCACGAACCCAAGAAGCTCTTAGTGTGA
- a CDS encoding uncharacterized protein (encoded by transcript BESB_073970) has product MKKTRKKTHRAVRRCPKNSRRQYRDLKKQMHDEVMRSKWNNQESLKKNIAKFTLQDFEHRLAKDEDLLRPSEAKKLNEQQLIIMNKLFAKFGDDCEKMSRDTKTNVFQWTAAQCRRFLGLYTSNHVCASAKEHLLPQMKMAPSAAHEAVLQQRREVAEKERQELETEIREELKRRSCDKSKTRKVQKQSKKVGGAEKAIARNS; this is encoded by the exons ATGAAGAAAACGCGTAAGAAGACACACCGCGCGGTGCGTCGGTGCCCCAAAAACAGCAGACGTCAATACAGGGACCTGAAGAAGCAGATGCACGATGAAGTAATGCGATCCAAGTGGAACAACCAGGAGAGCCTTAAAAAGAATATCGCAAAGTTTACATTGCAAGACTTCGAACACCGGCTTGCAAAGGATGAAGATCTTCTGCGACCtagcgaggcgaagaa ACTCAACGAGCAGCAACTCATCATCATGAACAAGCTGTTCGCCAAATTTGGGGACGACTGCGAG AAGATGAGCAGAGACACGAAGACCAATGTATTCCAGTGGACAGCGGCTCAGTGCCGGCGTTTCCTGGGACTGTACACCAGCAATCATGTGTGCGCGTCCGCCAAGGAGCATCTTTTGCCACAGATGAAAATGGCGCCCAGCGCGGCTCACGAAGCTGTTCTTCAGCAGCGGCGGGAGGTCGCGGAGAAGGAACGGCAAGAACTCGAGACAGAAATTCGAGAAGAACTGAaacggcgcagctgcgacaaGAGTAAAACCCGGAAGGTTCAGAAGCAAAGCAAGAAAGTAGGAGGTGCGGAGAAAGCAATCGCACGCAACAGTTGA
- a CDS encoding uncharacterized protein (encoded by transcript BESB_073980) encodes MSSPCNAKATGGQEVTNESNARASGALATITIPSSEAFGGHESLNAGSGSPCKNLRIMVLELESREPPALGGRGSDAVHNKAFRSTNLCTVDGWRGDSTGPTESLIVTSHDETARDESATAGKRPTNSPPKASDCWKMKALSLRGGIVAGKLRSGYGYTDQPSCNLPSCEPREAMASSVPVTTAAISTRSIHVIETPSSCPQPHLSLTDPPPLQQEKCEQYACADKNEINAHDAHPAGIGQTSRKAATDVGKCEVALDGTAAEEREWISLEELKALLRGRLTESVTKAEVSPTAAGGETCGTAQAHIPIKTADQPPEGESRSTGVCGGADAQGAEICNAAQILQDILKTRRVAAEDMEPYKEKLPSLGALLHDEGMCKPCVSCSYENYIADVTVSAFFPTVASDSSRATCQHSAGSQPCPLVPGVSLSLYSRAGDAVPTRPKKGVLPALLPESARAIHFSSLSHASSQLPARPPPPPPPSGVNTAILSSRIGLDVLKGARKPRAEQCPTLLTGTSSHQLLRSPSAGRFPIGAGSPASPHLPGATGDCLRKTSYFAERRAKEAACFLGATAASRNNFSKPPRAHVSARKQLGNYTVTVKPLTPDHSSGRCSIEGIQAGEYTGTSCHNTGAARASSLEQRFASPVKRELHNPTELLMKLAAVGACPTGDAVSQAFQPAAPDPTGQLNRPTHPPSAGYLRSGDRKKQHSLGTCEGGVANDRQWDVETEMRVISWLRQQCGLDLRARATLDCGHFCQAVDAEGASCASANPGDETLEVGGESKLVGEASCMTQINAGRVKDYTLRMEDNEGARPWISTGVSSVVPGHETAGDHATRIALERLNRDELVHLMNLITCTLDSQNQQTFARPMMDVQPGSTHVDSHPERCVDERRVQDASCAEKRGNGESESTISSPREGLVLY; translated from the exons ATGTCATCACCGTGCAACGCGAAGGCAACAGGCGGACAAGAAGTAACAAATGAAAGCAATGCGCGAGCATCCGGAGCTCTAGCTACGATCACGATTCCGTCTTCAGAAGCTTTCGGTGGACACGAGTCCCTCAATGCAGGTTCGGGGAGTCCTTGCAAAAACCTGCGTATCATGGTGCTGGAGCTAGAGTCGCGGGAGCCGCCGGCCCTAGGGGGACGAGGATCCGATGCAGTTCACAATAAAGCGTTTCGGTCGACCAATCTCTGTACGGTCGATGGATGGCGAGGTGATTCCACTGGACCAACTGAGAGCTTGATTGTCACCTCTCACGATGAAACAGCACGGGACGaaagcgcgacggcgggtAAACGCCCTACAAACTCTCCACC GAAAGCAAGTGATTGCTGGAAGATGAAAGCCCTAAGTCTTCGCGGGGGTATTGTCGCCGGGAAACTGCGAAGTGGATATGGGTATACGGATCAGCCTTCATGCAATCTTCCTTCATGTGAGCCACGGGAGGCCATGGCATCTTCCGTGCCGGTCACGACAGCCGCGATCTCTACACGGAGCATCCATGTGATTGAGACTCCATCATCGTGTCCTCAACCTCATCTGTCGCTGACCGACCCACCGCCTCTTCAACAGGAGAAATGTGAACAATATGCTTGCGCGGATAAAAATGAAATAAATGCTCACGATGCGCATCCAGCAGGAATCGGGCAGACCTCTCGGAAAGCTGCAACCGATGTCGGCAAGTGTGAAGTTGCGCTGGACGGtactgcggcggaggagcgcgaaTGGATTTCCTTGGAGGAGCTAAAAGCTCTGTTGAGGGGAAGGCTAACTGAGTCTGTCACTAAAGCTGAGGTGTCTCCGACGGCAGCAGGTGGTGAGACCTGCGGGACTGCACAGGCTCACATTCCCATCAAGACAGCGGACCAGCCaccggaaggcgagagccgGAGCACTGGAgtgtgcggaggcgccgatgCTCAAGGAGCTGAAATATGCAATGCTGCACAGATCCTCCAAGATATCctgaagacgcggcgagTAGCGGCGGAGGATATGGAACCTTACAAGGAAAAACTTCCATCTCTAGGAGCACTGCTGCATGACGAAGGCATGTGTAAACCTTGCGTGAGTTGCTCCTACGAAA ATTACATTGCTGATGTGACGGTTTCAGCATTCTTTCCTACT GTGGCTTCCGATTCAAGCCGTGCAACCTGCCAGCACTCCGCTGGGAGCCAGCCATGCCCTCTCGTGCCTGGcgtgtcgctctctctctatagtcgtgcaggcgacgccgttcCCACAAGGCCAAAAAAGGGGGTCCTCCCTGCGCTTCTTCCAGAAAGTGCAAGAGCCATTCACTTTAGCTCTCTAAGCCACGCATCCAGCCAGCTCCCCGCACGTCCCCCACCACCGCCCCCACCGTCTGGCGTGAATACAGCCATTTTGTCTAGCAGAATCGGACTGGATGTGTTGAAGGGTGCACGGAAGCCCAGGGCGGAGCAATGCCCCACACTTCTTACTGGAACCAGCAGCCATCAGTTGCTGCGGTCTCCCTCCGCAGGCCGATTCCCGATAGGCGCCGGAAGCCCAGCGTCGCCACACCTGCCGGGTGCGACGGGCGATTGCCTACGAAAGACCAGCTATTTTGCAGAACGTCGCGCCAAAGAGGCAGCATGTTTCTTGGGAGCTacggcagcctcgcgcaACAACTTCAGTAAACCCCCCCGTGCTCATGTGTCCGCACGGAAGCAGCTCGGCAACTACACGGTCACGGTCAAGCCTCTGACCCCGGACCACTCCTCTGGTCGCTGTTCGATAGAAGGTATTCAGGCTGGCGAGTATACTGGGACGTCCTGCCACAACACCGGAGCAGCGAGGGCTTCTTCCCTGGAACAGAGATTCGCTAGTCCGGTCAAGCGGGAGCTACATAATCCTACTGAGCTGCTAATGAAGCTAGCCGCCGTTGGGGCCTGCCCCACTGGCGACGCCGTGAGTCAAGCATTCCAGCCAGCAGCTCCGGATCCAACTGGCCAGCTAAACCGACCAACACACCCGCCTTCCGCAGGGTACCTCCGATCCGGAGACCGCAAGAAACAGCATTCGCTAGGCACCTGTGAGGGAGGTGTCGCAAACGACCGCCAGTGGGATGTAGAGACGGAGATGCGCGTCATTTCGTGGCTTCGACAGCAGTGTGGTTTAGACTTGAGGGCGCGAGCAACTCTGGACTGTGGACATTTTTGCCAGGCAGTTGATGCGGAGGGGGCGAGCTGCGCTTCCGCTAACCCCGGGGATGAAACCCTCGAAGTGGGGGGAGAAAGCAAGCTCGTTGGTGAAGCTTCTTGCATGACACAGATTAACGCAGGCCGAGTTAAAGACTATACTCTCAGGATGGAAGATAATGAAGGAGCGAGGCCCTGGATATCAACTGGCGTTTCGAGTGTGGTACCGGGTCACGAGACAGCGGGGGATCATGCCACAAGAATCGCCCTGGAACGACTGAATCGAGACGAACTGGTGCACCTAATGAACCTGATTACATGCACATTAGACAGCCAAAATCAGCAAACTTTCGCAAGACCCATGATGGACGTTCAACCGGGTAGCACCCATGTAGATTCTCACCCCGAGCGTTGTGTTGATGAGAGGCGGGTGCAAGACGCGTCTTGTGCCGAGAAACGAGGAAACGGTGAGAGCGAATCCACCATTTCCTCTCCCCGTGAGGGCCTTGTATTGTACTGA
- a CDS encoding uncharacterized protein (encoded by transcript BESB_073960), with protein MSYGSGTVVLPIARRVFIGALVGIYTYTAIDVVLIPGYSQLMQRWKKGSSAEASGHAFALYVYFVPVLLICVRHYSPSVAE; from the exons ATGTCGTATGGGAGCGGAACTGTGGTGCTGCCCATTGCGCGGCGCGTTTTTATCGGGGCCTTGGTCGGTATTTATACCTACACGGCCATCGATGTCGTGCTGATTCCCGGATACTCTCAGCTCATGCAACGATGGAAAAAG GGTTCTTCGGCGGAGGCATCAG GTCACGCATTCGCGCTCTACGTCTATTTCGTGCCCGTGCTGCTAATTTGCGTCCGCCACTATTCGCCGTCTGTCGCCGAGTGA
- a CDS encoding DEAD/DEAH box ATP-dependent RNA helicase (encoded by transcript BESB_074000) encodes MKTHKKRSLAASAGYPGVEVRKKKKKGLRQEGPAEQEASLERDDVTTQDSAEEAHEDVSSPAETPEASDRASAAHAQADETTKKPAGKDSFFSDVTFASLDICEPVKRALAEMKMERLTEIQSKAIPRLLEGRDVLGAAKTGSGKTLAFLVPAIELLYQVKFLPRNGTGVIVISPTRELSLQIFDVAAEVAKFLPQTLGLVIGGANRKHEVEKLQKGVNILVATPGRLLDHLQNTKGFQYSNLLSLVIDEADRILQIGFEEEMNAILQMLPQTRQTCLFSATQSAKVADLARLSLKKPVFVEVKDSVATVRGIQQGYVVCPAEERFLLLFTFLKKNREKKIMVFFSSCMSVRFHDELFNYIDLPTTCIHGKKKQNARMSTYYDFCNAEKGILLCTDVAARGLDIPKVDWIVQYDPPDDPKEYIHRVGRTARGAGGKGKALLFLMAEEIGFLRYLKQAGVPLNEYTFPSNKIANVQSQLERLIEKNYYLHKASQDAYRSYLHAYASHTLKDIFNVHSLDLQRVARAFGFSVPPRVELNLKAKSRSKVDKKTQRFSGTGHKFSASNPYGKREADDKRQFSR; translated from the exons ATGAAAACACACAAGAAGAGGAGCcttgcggcctctgcaggctATCCGGGGGTGGAGGTtaggaagaagaaaaagaaaggaCTTCGCCAAGAGGGTCCGGCGGAGCAAGAAGCCAGCCTCGAGCGCGACGATGTCACCACACAGGActctgcagaggaggcccATGAAGACGTTTCTTCGCCGGCAGAAACGCCGGAGGCCTCAGACCGCGCaagcgccgcacacgcgcaaGCTGACGAGACAACAAAGAAGCCTGCCG GAAAAGACTCCTTTTTCAGCGACGTCAccttcgcgtcgctcgaTATCTGCGAACCCGTCAAACGGGCACTGGCGGAGATGAAGATGGAGCGCCTCACAGAGATCCAATCGAAAGCCATTCCGCGGCTTCTAGAGGGCCGAGACGTCTTGGGAGCGGCGAAAACAG GTTCTGGCAAGACACTGGCATTCCTCGTTCCTGCCATCGAGCTGCTGTACCAAGTCAAATTTCTTCCACGCAACGGGACGGGTGTAATTGTCATATCGCCAACCCGCgagctgtctctgcagatCTTCGACGTCGCCGCAGAAGTCGCCAAGTTTCTGCCCCAGACGCTTGGCCTCGTCATCGGAGGCGCGAACCGGAAACACGAAGTCGAGAAGCTCCAGAAAGGCGTTAACATCCTTGTCGCCACGCCGGGCAGACTCCTTGACCACCTTCAGAATACGAAG GGCTTCCAGTACTCGAACCTGCTCTCGCTGGTCATCGACGAGGCTGACCGAATTCTCCAGATTGGTTTCGAAGAAGAAATGAACGCGATTCTTCAGATGCTCCCGCAGACGCGTCAAAcgtgcctcttctctgccaCGCAAAGCGCCAAAGTGGCAGACCTCGCGCGACTCTCCCTGAAGAAGCCCGTCTTCGTTGAG GTGAAGGACTCTGTCGCGACCGTGCGCGGCATTCAGCAAGGCTACGTGGTTTGCCCTGCAGAGGAgcgtttccttctcctttTCACGTTTTTGAAGAAGAATCGCGAAAAGAAGATCATGGTcttcttcagcagctgcaTGTCTGTGCGCTTCCACGACGAGCTGTTCAACTACATTGATCTCCCGACAACGTGCATCCACGGCAAAAAGAAACAGAACGCGCGCATGTCGACCTATTACGACTTCTGCAACGCGGAG AAAGGCATTCTTCTCTGCACCGatgtcgccgcccgcggtcTCGATATCCCGAAG GTCGACTGGATTGTTCAGTACGACCCGCCTGATGACCCCAAGGAGTACATCCACCGTGTGGGACGCACAGCGCGTGGCGCGGGGGGAAAAGGAAAGGCTTTGCTTTTTCTGATGGCCGAAGAGATTGGATTTCTGCGCTACCTCAAGCAAGCCGGCGTGCCGCTCAACGAGTACACGTTCCCGTCAAACAAAATTGCCAATGTACAGAGCCAGCTGGAGAGGCTCATCGAGAAAAACTACTATCTCCACAAGGCTTCCCAAGACGCCTATCGGTCGTATCTCCAC GCCTACGCATCACACACGCTGAAGGACATCTTCAACGTGCACTCCCTAGACCTTCAGCGCGTAGCCCGGGCCTTTGGGTTTTCAGTTCCGCCCCGCGTGGAGCTGAATCTCAAGGCGAAAAGCCGCAGCAAAGTCGACAAGAAGACTCAAAGGTTTTCTGGAACAGGCCACAAATTCTCCGCTTCGAATCCCTATG GCAAAAGAGAGGCTGACGACAAGCGCCAGTTTTCACGGTAG